In Oryza brachyantha chromosome 2, ObraRS2, whole genome shotgun sequence, a single window of DNA contains:
- the LOC102716849 gene encoding peroxidase 70-like translates to MAASSRSSWHCCLVAFFLLSSAAHGQLSTSFYAASCPTLQLVVRATVLRALLAERRMGASLIRLFFHDCFVQGCDASILLDDVPATNFVGEKTAFPNVNSVRGYDVIDQIKRNVELVCPGVVSCADITALAARDSTALLGGPSWAVPLGRRDSTTASLSIANTDLPGPASDLATLITGFGNKGLSPRDLTALSGAHTIGFSQCANFRDRIYNDTNIDPAFAALRRGGCPAAAGTGDSNLAPLDVQTQNAFDNAYYSNLLARRGLLHSDQVLFNGGSQDALVQQYSASPALFAADFAAAMIKMGNISPLTGAAGQIRRNCRAVNSG, encoded by the exons ATGGCGGCTTCTTCCAGGAGTAGCTGGCATTGCTGCTTGGtggccttcttcctcctctcctccgcggCGCACGGGCAGCTGTCGACATCGTTCTACGCGGCGAGCTGCCCGACGCTGCAGCTCGTGGTGCGCGCCACCGTGCTCAGGGCGCTCCTCGCAGAGCGCCGGATGGGCGCCTCCCTCATCCGGCTCTTCTTCCACGACTGCTTCGTCCAGGGCTGCGACGCGTCCATCCTCCTGGACGACGTGCCGGCGACCAACTTCGTCGGCGAGAAGACGGCGTTCCCGAACGTGAACTCCGTGCGCGGCTACGACGTCATCGACCAGATCAAGAGGAACGTCGAGCTCGTCTGCCCCGGCGTCGTCTCCTGCGCCGACATCACCGCTCTCGCCGCGCGCGACAGCACCGCCCTG CTCGGCGGGCCAAGCTGGGCGGTGCCGCTCGGCCGGCGGgactcgacgacggcgagcctgAGCATCGCGAACACCGACCTGCCGGGGCCGGCGAGCGACCTCGCCACGCTCATCACGGGCTTCGGCAACAAGGGCCTCAGCCCGCGCGACCTGACGGCGCTCTCCGGCGCGCACACCATCGGCTTCTCCCAGTGCGCCAACTTCCGCGACCGCATCTACAACGACACCAACATCGACCCGGCGTTCGCcgcgctccgccgcggcggctgccccgccgccgccggcaccggcgACTCCAACCTGGCGCCGCTCGACGTGCAGACGCAGAACGCGTTCGACAACGCCTACTACAGCAATCTGCTCGCCCGGCGCGGCCTCCTCCACTCCGACCAGGTGCTCTTCAACGGCGGCTCGCAGGACGCGCTGGTGCAGCAGTACAGCGCCAGCCCGGCGCTCTTCGCCGCcgacttcgccgccgccatgataAAGATGGGGAACATCAGCCCGCTCACCGGAGCCGCCGGCCAGATCAGGCGCAACTG